Proteins from a single region of Haloarcula laminariae:
- a CDS encoding vWA domain-containing protein, which translates to MDGIYTDVRPGARLDIEVEFITKRKINAGGTDVTRVLVADQSGEQFSVIATPDSDSLCHLETGATYQLSELLGASPIDLTHAPIGECPKCGGELRPGQVIDTVDSAVAAAVEELGIDDVFGILDADSSVEAVTVEAEAVDDWQVMGNDQSSSTVETPDYVCRSCARQLDEIELHADSQPVMNESVQSAPAMNDMASETVGLAAGGAKDVVNFRENVANGFTPEPEAISDEGLFYDYYFETGERTASDALFAPRYAAAMSTHPLTGDTEQYLSVGLDSTLSVSEFDRPRLDLVAVLDVSGSMSSPFDEYYYDEQGRKQEADTAGETKLAAATQSLCALTQQLHAEDRLGVVLYNHRAHVAKPLRDVGATDMPAIRRHIREIAAGGSTNMEDGFEAAMDMLVDGESSRGVERRVVFMTDMMPNTGETGESGLTELFEAAAADGIHTTFVGMGLDANAELADALSGIRGANHYFIHSADEFEQRLGDEFDYMVTPLVYDLDLELDADGYEIEAVHGSPSADDASDQLMHVSTLFPSAKEDGKARGGVILVRLSETQQDGDIELTASWTERDGSEQTERVSVTMPDGPETFAHTGVRKAVSLARYARELRAWAQDVHDRADGATGVDDWLLHDERGQHERESVPLVVPDEYARRFADLREYLADEMDAVDDASLQQELELLDTLCEHADTPTEVHES; encoded by the coding sequence ATGGATGGGATATACACGGATGTACGGCCAGGCGCGCGACTCGACATCGAAGTCGAATTCATAACCAAGCGAAAGATCAACGCCGGCGGCACAGATGTTACGCGGGTACTCGTTGCCGACCAGTCCGGCGAACAGTTCTCAGTGATTGCGACGCCGGACAGCGACTCGCTCTGTCATCTCGAAACAGGGGCAACGTACCAGCTCTCGGAGTTACTCGGTGCGTCGCCGATCGACTTGACCCACGCACCGATCGGTGAGTGCCCCAAGTGTGGTGGTGAGCTTCGACCAGGGCAAGTCATCGATACCGTGGACAGCGCTGTCGCGGCAGCCGTCGAAGAACTCGGTATCGACGACGTGTTCGGAATTCTCGATGCAGACTCGTCTGTCGAGGCGGTCACCGTCGAGGCCGAGGCCGTCGATGACTGGCAAGTAATGGGGAACGATCAGTCGTCGTCGACAGTTGAGACGCCCGATTACGTTTGCCGGTCGTGCGCTCGCCAGCTTGACGAAATCGAACTGCACGCTGACTCACAGCCCGTGATGAACGAGTCCGTGCAGTCCGCTCCGGCAATGAACGACATGGCGTCTGAAACGGTCGGGCTTGCTGCTGGTGGCGCGAAAGACGTCGTGAATTTCCGCGAGAACGTTGCGAACGGATTCACGCCGGAACCCGAGGCCATCAGTGACGAGGGGCTGTTCTATGACTACTACTTCGAGACTGGTGAACGGACTGCATCGGACGCGTTGTTCGCGCCACGGTACGCCGCTGCGATGAGTACGCATCCACTAACTGGTGACACTGAACAGTACCTCTCGGTGGGCCTCGATTCGACGCTGTCCGTGTCCGAATTCGACCGGCCGCGGCTCGACCTCGTGGCCGTCCTCGATGTGTCGGGTTCGATGTCCAGTCCGTTCGATGAGTACTACTACGACGAGCAGGGCCGCAAGCAAGAGGCTGATACTGCTGGTGAGACGAAACTGGCGGCGGCGACGCAGTCGCTGTGTGCACTCACGCAGCAACTGCACGCCGAGGACCGACTCGGTGTTGTCCTCTACAACCACCGGGCGCACGTTGCGAAGCCACTTCGGGATGTCGGGGCGACAGACATGCCGGCGATTCGGCGGCACATCCGTGAGATCGCAGCCGGTGGCAGTACGAACATGGAAGACGGGTTTGAAGCAGCGATGGATATGCTGGTCGACGGGGAATCCAGTCGGGGCGTCGAGCGCCGCGTGGTGTTCATGACCGACATGATGCCGAACACCGGTGAGACCGGTGAGAGTGGCCTGACGGAACTGTTCGAGGCTGCCGCGGCGGACGGTATCCACACGACGTTCGTCGGCATGGGATTGGATGCGAACGCGGAACTGGCTGATGCGTTGTCAGGGATTCGCGGGGCGAATCATTACTTCATCCATTCGGCCGACGAGTTCGAGCAGCGCCTCGGCGACGAATTCGATTACATGGTAACGCCGCTCGTGTACGATCTCGACCTGGAACTCGATGCGGACGGGTACGAGATCGAAGCCGTTCACGGGTCACCGTCGGCGGACGATGCGAGCGACCAGCTGATGCACGTCTCAACGCTGTTCCCATCGGCCAAAGAGGATGGGAAAGCCCGTGGTGGTGTCATCTTAGTCCGCTTGTCGGAAACGCAGCAGGATGGTGATATAGAGCTCACCGCATCATGGACGGAACGGGATGGGAGTGAGCAGACAGAGCGCGTGTCCGTCACGATGCCTGACGGGCCTGAAACGTTCGCGCATACCGGCGTGCGGAAGGCCGTGTCGCTGGCTCGGTACGCTCGGGAACTTCGAGCGTGGGCCCAAGACGTCCACGACCGCGCTGATGGCGCGACCGGCGTCGACGACTGGTTGCTCCACGATGAGCGCGGACAACACGAACGCGAATCCGTCCCGCTCGTGGTCCCTGATGAGTACGCCCGCCGGTTCGCTGACCTCCGTGAATACCTCGCAGACGAGATGGACGCAGTAGATGACGCGTCGCTCCAGCAGGAACTGGAACTCCTCGACACGCTCTGTGAACACGCGGACACTCCCACTGAGGTTCACGAGTCATGA